The following DNA comes from Caulobacter mirabilis.
CCCGCTCCAACGCCCCGGGTCCAGGCCCGCCCGCTCGGCCGCCCTGGCGAGGTGATCGCCCAGATGCCAGTCGTCGACGGCGCCCGACCAGATCACCGCTCCAACCTCGGCGACGTACTCCAGTCCGCGCCCCGCCTCCGCCGCCGCCTGGCCAAGGCGCGTCAGGCGATGGATGTAGGGCTGATCGGCCGGCACCTCGCCGCTGGCGATGTCCATGACGATCGGATCGGGACGAGGCCAGCGGATCGGCACGCCCTGCATCTGGCCCAGCCGATAGATGTCCCGCGCCAGGTAAGGCGGCCAGAGCGGGTTCACCCGCTTGAAGAAGCCGTCGATCCGCACGGCGATCGGCAGCACCGGCCGCACCACGATCTGCAGGTCGAAATCCTCGCGCAGCCGGACCAGCTGCGGCGTCGCCAGGTAGGAATAGGGGCTGCGGAACGACCAGAAGACATCGACGCTCGGAGTCACGGCATTTCCTCTCGTTGGTTACCCGTGAGTATATAGCTACGCTCGCCGACGCGAAGCAGGAGATTGCGTACCGTGACCGCAGCGCAGACCAGACCAACCACTCGTGGCGAACGCGCCCGAGCCCGCCCGCGCGAGATTCTGGCCGCCGCGCGCGAGCTGTTCGCCCGCAAAGGTTCGAGACCGCGCGCATGGACGAGGTCGCGGCGGCGGTAGGCGTCACCAAGCCGGCCGTCTATCGCTACTTCCCCAGCAAGGACCGGCTGATCGAGGCGCTTCTGGAGGAGGACCTGGCCGAACCCGCACGGGCGGTGGTGCGCTGGGTCGACGAGCATCCGGGGCCCATCTCGGACATGGTCGCCGGCTTCTCCGAACGGGTCGAGCAGCTTCAGTCCACCGGCCTGACGCGCCGCTACCTGATGCTGGCGATGGACGAGGCCGGCCGCCGGCCGGAGATCGCCGGCTTCATCCGGCGCGAGGTGCTGGCGCCCGGACTGGTCGCCCTGGCGCGGGCGTTCGAGCGGGCGATGACGCGTGGCGAACTGGCGGCCGGCAACGATCCCCTGCTGATGGCCCGGCTGTTCTACGCCCCGTTCCTGCAGACCTCGCTGGGCGCGGTCGGCTACGCCCTGCCCATGGATGACGCGGTGGAGCGCGGCCATTATCGCGCCTTCCACGTTGCGGCCTTCCTGCGCGCGTTCGCGCCCTAGGCCTTCACCGTCTCCGCACGCGCCGGCACGGGCAGGCGGTTTCCCGCCGCCGCAGCGCGCCGTCCGCCGCGCTCGATCTCCCTGAGCAGGTCGTGGACGTAGACCCCGAAGTCGACCTGGATCGTGTGGCGCTTGGCCTTGTAGTAGTGCGCCATATGCGTCTCCTCGTCCTTGGCGATGATCCGCTCCATCTCCGCGTCCGGCGGCGGCATGTAACGGCCGGTGAGGTAGGCGGCGACCAGCTTGCTCTGCTGCTCGGCGAAGTTCACCAGCGTCGGCAGCGGCTGGGCCAGGGCCATGTAGAACAGGTTCGGCGCCCCCGGCTTCATCATCCGCTTGAAGAGCGGCAGCCGATGATCGGCGTCCGGCAGCAGGTTCGGGTCGTCGAAGAACGGGAAGCGCATGTCGTAGCCGGTGGCGAAGACGATAGCGTCGACATCCTCGACGCTGTCGTCGGCGAAGCGGACCTTTCGCCCCTCCAGAGCCTTGATCGCCGGCTTGAACTTCACGTCGCCGCAGCCGGCCCGGGTCAGGAATTCTCCGCTGACCGAGGGGTGGGCTTCCCAGCGGCTCGTGGTCCGGCTTGGGAAGCCCGTAGTCCT
Coding sequences within:
- a CDS encoding DsbA family protein; the protein is MTPSVDVFWSFRSPYSYLATPQLVRLREDFDLQIVVRPVLPIAVRIDGFFKRVNPLWPPYLARDIYRLGQMQGVPIRWPRPDPIVMDIASGEVPADQPYIHRLTRLGQAAAEAGRGLEYVAEVGAVIWSGAVDDWHLGDHLARAAERAGLDPGRWSGRRRPKPTGWTPRSPPISRRWRARVTGGFRPWSSTGNRSLDRIVWTCCAGVSSNAGCRSAVQKPFRRTRLICARAAAKTSQNGAISAHRNEV
- a CDS encoding TetR/AcrR family transcriptional regulator, with amino-acid sequence MDEVAAAVGVTKPAVYRYFPSKDRLIEALLEEDLAEPARAVVRWVDEHPGPISDMVAGFSERVEQLQSTGLTRRYLMLAMDEAGRRPEIAGFIRREVLAPGLVALARAFERAMTRGELAAGNDPLLMARLFYAPFLQTSLGAVGYALPMDDAVERGHYRAFHVAAFLRAFAP